A stretch of Verrucomicrobiia bacterium DNA encodes these proteins:
- a CDS encoding SDR family NAD(P)-dependent oxidoreductase — MSSRIILITGANGGLGQAIARAFLAESPSNFLCLGVHTRRDGADALATEFPARCECIHLDVTRAAAWQLAIDSILQNHKRIDVLVNNAGRHDDSLLATMTEAAWESVMTTNLDATFLGCQAVIKPMIAQRGGRIVNIASLSALLAPAGQTNYAAAKAGVVALTQSLAKEVARIGITVNAVCPGYIATEALSGMGAEERQAAQARIPMRRFGKPEEVAAVVRFLACADASYVTGSVLKVDGGIF; from the coding sequence ATGAGTTCGCGAATCATCCTGATCACTGGCGCCAATGGCGGCCTCGGCCAGGCCATCGCCCGCGCCTTCCTTGCCGAATCGCCCTCAAACTTTCTGTGCCTCGGCGTGCACACGCGGCGCGACGGCGCGGACGCGCTCGCAACGGAATTTCCAGCGCGCTGCGAATGCATTCATCTCGATGTCACCCGGGCCGCCGCGTGGCAGCTGGCAATCGACAGCATCCTGCAAAACCACAAGCGCATCGACGTGCTCGTGAACAATGCGGGCCGCCACGACGACAGCCTTCTCGCCACGATGACCGAAGCCGCGTGGGAATCCGTGATGACCACAAATCTCGATGCGACCTTTCTGGGTTGCCAGGCCGTGATCAAGCCAATGATTGCGCAACGCGGCGGACGCATCGTGAATATCGCGTCCCTGAGCGCCCTGCTCGCTCCCGCAGGCCAGACGAATTACGCCGCCGCCAAGGCAGGGGTGGTGGCCCTGACACAATCCCTGGCAAAAGAAGTGGCGCGCATCGGCATCACTGTGAACGCTGTTTGCCCCGGCTACATTGCCACGGAAGCGCTGTCGGGCATGGGCGCGGAGGAACGCCAGGCCGCCCAGGCCCGGATTCCCATGCGCCGATTCGGAAAACCCGAGGAAGTAGCCGCAGTCGTCCGATTTCTGGCTTGTGCCGATGCGAGTTACGTCACAGGCTCAGTCCTCAAAGTCGACGGCGGAATTTTTTGA
- a CDS encoding acyl carrier protein, whose protein sequence is MEDAQALKERIKQLMVDNLMLQITAAEIADDLPLFGPGGLGLDSVDALQLVVALDKNFGLKIPDPAAAKVVLQNVNTMAEAVQQKMAQS, encoded by the coding sequence ATGGAAGACGCACAAGCTCTGAAGGAACGCATCAAGCAACTGATGGTGGATAATCTCATGCTGCAGATCACGGCAGCCGAAATTGCGGACGACCTCCCGCTGTTTGGGCCAGGCGGGCTGGGCTTGGATTCCGTCGACGCCCTGCAACTCGTGGTTGCGCTGGACAAGAATTTTGGTTTGAAGATCCCCGATCCCGCCGCCGCCAAAGTGGTGCTTCAAAACGTCAACACCATGGCGGAAGCGGTGCAACAGAAGATGGCGCAATCCTGA
- a CDS encoding prohibitin family protein, producing MPTPSIARLVGIGILILALIVGLASGTYIVPAGHRGVLVTLGKVSPESKPEGFGLKTPFVTTIVPVSIRQKTEEMDSAVISKDLQEVRTRVKVLYRIPEVSAVQIYQQFKGDPFTSLIQPRVDEAIKEVTKEHTAQQIVQDRATIKSRTLESARHKIGNLLTIVDVVVEDIALSANLEAAIERKMVQEQEANKAVFEQQKAQIDAQIAVVRAKGEAESISIRGEALAQNPELIDLEIVRKWNGRAPRVVGNEASGARMILPLSREDFTSTNSSVRLTEANR from the coding sequence ATGCCTACTCCATCCATAGCCCGCCTTGTCGGCATCGGGATTCTGATCCTGGCGCTGATTGTAGGCCTCGCATCGGGCACCTACATCGTCCCCGCGGGTCATCGCGGCGTTCTCGTGACGCTCGGAAAAGTCTCGCCCGAATCCAAACCCGAAGGCTTCGGCCTGAAAACACCCTTCGTCACAACGATCGTCCCCGTCAGCATTCGCCAGAAGACGGAGGAAATGGATTCCGCCGTGATCTCAAAGGATCTTCAGGAAGTTCGCACGCGGGTGAAAGTCCTCTATCGAATCCCGGAAGTTTCAGCCGTTCAAATTTACCAGCAGTTCAAGGGCGACCCGTTCACCAGCCTGATCCAGCCCCGCGTTGACGAAGCCATCAAGGAAGTCACGAAGGAACACACCGCACAGCAGATTGTCCAGGACCGCGCAACAATCAAGAGCCGCACGCTCGAGAGCGCGCGCCACAAGATCGGCAATCTCCTCACAATCGTGGATGTTGTTGTTGAGGACATCGCCCTGTCGGCAAACCTCGAAGCAGCAATCGAACGCAAGATGGTCCAGGAGCAGGAAGCCAACAAAGCCGTGTTCGAACAGCAGAAGGCGCAAATCGACGCGCAGATCGCCGTCGTCCGCGCCAAGGGCGAAGCGGAGTCGATCAGCATTCGCGGCGAAGCTTTGGCGCAGAACCCCGAATTGATCGACCTCGAAATCGTTCGGAAATGGAATGGCCGCGCTCCGCGCGTGGTCGGCAATGAAGCGTCAGGAGCACGCATGATCCTTCCCCTGTCCCGCGAGGATTTCACTTCAACCAACAGCAGCGTCCGCCTGACGGAGGCAAACCGATGA